A region of Dioscorea cayenensis subsp. rotundata cultivar TDr96_F1 chromosome 5, TDr96_F1_v2_PseudoChromosome.rev07_lg8_w22 25.fasta, whole genome shotgun sequence DNA encodes the following proteins:
- the LOC120261819 gene encoding putative aminotransferase AatC: MLLKEYEARRDHIVAILSKLGFEIQCKPQGSVFVFAVIPKNWLHSDVDFVRALIQKAGVAAVPGCGFFHLDSNGEIYRNRYIRFAFCKSEATLAAAARKMQDIANSDGSLQLD, translated from the exons ATGTTGTTAAAGGAATATGAGGCAAGGAGAGATCACATTGTGGCCATATTGTCCAAGCTTGGCTTTGAAATTCAGTGCAAACCTCAGGGTTCAGTATTCGTGTTTGCAGTGATTCCCAAGAACTGGTTACACTCCGAC gttgattttgttagagCCTTGATTCAAAAAGCCGGTGTGGCAGCAGTGCCCGGCTGCGGGTTCTTCCATTTGGATTCTAATGGTGAGATCTATCGAAATAGATACATTAGGTTTGCTTTCTGCAAGAGCGAAGCGACGCTGGCTGCTGCTGCTCGAAAAATGCAAGATATTGCCAATAGTGATGGATCGCTGCAGCTCGATTAG